A region from the Rheinheimera mangrovi genome encodes:
- a CDS encoding type 2 periplasmic-binding domain-containing protein → MLFPLQSRAEDIIKIRHYHLQPRHDFALKLLELVLSKNGTPYQILAVKSNEVLTEGRVEKMVVDGELDMLFISTSSARESAMIPIKEPIYRGLLGLRLLLIKPKNNEKFKQIKNLQDLKPYVAGHNVHWSDFAVFKANGLKVVSTTSYDALFEMLKHERFDYFSRGVNEVWSELAQHSAQLVIADNLMLFYPHPVYFFVGKHRPELADLVEKGLKIATQDGSYKALFLSYYADTIKKANLNSRTMIFLHNPAVPAGTAPIDTSWWLTP, encoded by the coding sequence ATGCTGTTCCCTCTGCAATCCAGAGCTGAAGATATCATCAAAATCCGGCATTATCATTTGCAGCCCCGCCACGATTTTGCTTTAAAACTGCTGGAGCTGGTGCTGTCAAAAAACGGGACTCCCTACCAAATTCTGGCCGTGAAATCCAATGAAGTATTAACAGAGGGCCGGGTCGAAAAAATGGTGGTGGATGGAGAGCTGGACATGTTGTTTATCTCCACCTCTTCAGCACGCGAAAGCGCTATGATCCCGATTAAAGAACCCATTTACCGGGGCTTGCTCGGATTGCGGTTGTTGCTGATTAAACCCAAAAATAATGAAAAGTTTAAACAGATAAAAAACCTGCAGGATTTGAAACCTTATGTAGCTGGTCATAACGTGCACTGGAGTGATTTTGCTGTGTTTAAAGCCAATGGCTTAAAAGTGGTTAGCACGACCAGTTATGACGCCTTATTTGAAATGTTAAAGCACGAAAGGTTCGACTATTTCTCCAGAGGTGTCAATGAAGTCTGGTCTGAATTGGCACAACACTCAGCTCAACTGGTGATAGCCGATAATCTGATGTTGTTTTACCCGCACCCAGTCTATTTTTTTGTCGGTAAACACAGGCCTGAATTAGCTGATTTAGTGGAAAAAGGTCTGAAGATAGCCACGCAGGATGGATCCTACAAAGCCTTGTTCCTGAGTTATTATGCCGACACTATTAAAAAGGCGAATTTAAACAGCAGAACTATGATTTTTTTGCACAATCCGGCTGTGCCAGCAGGCACGGCCCCTATTGATACCAGTTGGTGGTTAACGCCCTGA
- a CDS encoding efflux RND transporter permease subunit, with protein sequence MDHKPLAITRFALTRPVTLCMMFLSLLVFGLIASRMLPLERFPGIDIPEIYVHVPYPNATPSETERLITRPVEEALATVTGIKKMRSFSKEDGADVSLEFNWEEDINTKSIEVRERLDNMRHLLPRDVERVMVYQFNTSDMPIFQLRISSDRDLAMAYDLLERVIKRPLERVPGVSKVELYGVDKRQVTIRLDPQRMRNLQVDPVQLVQLLQESNFAMTAGELRNPNESILVKPVGEFASLDEIRALPIRAGLTLGAVADVVLELPKRHEGRHLHQAYAVGMNVFKESNANLVDVSRAAIAVVDAAGKDPAFNGINLFLMDDTAKGVTDSLSNLLSSGAIGALLSFGVLYLFLRHIPTTLVVVLSVPVSIAITLGAMYFLGYSLNILSMMGLMLAVGMLVDNSVVVTESIFRERAADPDTKKATELGVNRVSLAVLAGTATTAIVFLPNIIGQKVDVTVFLEHVAIAITIALGVSLLIALTLIPFLTTKIKQIHSSENAAPSKVDKFYGRCLRWVMASPKAATGIAFLLLFSVAIPIGAVSGGDDDGGDSNRAFLNYNVQGNYNLTEVEQEVKRMEAYLYQHKEEYEIESVYSYYTANHAISIIMFNDPLVKPVAEIKESIRKNWPQLVRAQPSFSWSDSGGGMQVHLSGPSTEMLTKLAADIVPVIAQVKGLEDVRSEIADGQFEMQIQLNNEELQRQGLDASAVAQAVTLALRGTNLRTYRSDEQGEVQLRVLYDEKVSHSPAELAAIPVLVKDNVVITLAQVAELKVEPLLSEIRRFNRQTTLAIGMNMGKELTMDKAREELTTRLNQLQLPAGYAWSFEGSFQYQDEAQGIMQINMLLAVAMIYLVMAALFESLIMPTAVIGSLLFSFVGVFWAFLITGTSMGIMGMIGMLVLMGIVVNNGIVLVDRINQLRNEQPDAELVPLIIEACEARLRPILMTVSTTVLGLLPLAFGDATIGGDGPGYAPMAIAIIGGLVFSTLTSLLLVPLTYWGLIRFNIRWSGFLGKARLLANKVITAG encoded by the coding sequence ATGGATCATAAACCTTTAGCCATCACCCGTTTTGCTTTAACCCGGCCTGTCACTTTATGTATGATGTTTTTGTCCTTGCTGGTGTTTGGCTTAATCGCCAGCCGCATGCTGCCACTGGAGAGATTTCCCGGCATCGACATTCCTGAAATTTATGTGCATGTGCCTTACCCCAATGCCACACCCAGCGAAACCGAACGTTTAATTACCCGACCAGTGGAGGAAGCGCTGGCGACAGTGACTGGCATTAAAAAGATGCGCAGTTTTTCTAAAGAAGATGGTGCAGATGTTTCGCTGGAATTTAACTGGGAAGAAGACATCAATACCAAAAGTATTGAGGTGCGTGAGCGTTTAGACAATATGCGTCATTTGTTACCACGTGATGTGGAGCGGGTGATGGTGTACCAGTTTAATACCTCCGATATGCCGATTTTCCAGCTGCGGATCTCCAGTGATCGTGACTTAGCTATGGCGTACGACTTGCTGGAACGGGTGATTAAACGCCCATTGGAGCGGGTGCCTGGGGTATCCAAAGTTGAGCTATATGGCGTGGATAAACGCCAGGTAACTATTCGCCTTGACCCACAGCGTATGCGTAATTTACAGGTAGACCCGGTGCAATTGGTGCAGCTGCTGCAGGAAAGTAACTTCGCGATGACTGCGGGCGAGCTGCGTAATCCAAACGAAAGTATTCTGGTGAAACCTGTAGGAGAGTTTGCCAGTCTGGATGAAATCCGTGCTTTACCTATACGAGCTGGTTTAACTTTAGGTGCAGTGGCTGATGTAGTGCTTGAATTACCTAAACGTCACGAAGGCCGGCATTTACATCAGGCTTACGCCGTGGGTATGAACGTATTTAAAGAATCCAACGCTAATCTGGTGGATGTATCCCGTGCTGCGATAGCTGTGGTGGATGCAGCAGGAAAAGATCCGGCTTTTAACGGCATTAATTTATTCCTGATGGACGATACGGCTAAAGGGGTAACGGACTCTTTGTCTAACTTGTTAAGTTCCGGAGCTATTGGCGCTTTACTATCTTTTGGCGTGTTGTATTTGTTCTTACGTCATATTCCAACCACATTAGTGGTAGTGTTGTCTGTACCAGTCTCTATCGCGATCACCTTGGGGGCTATGTATTTCCTCGGTTACAGCTTAAATATACTGAGCATGATGGGCCTGATGCTGGCTGTTGGTATGCTGGTAGACAACTCTGTGGTTGTCACTGAAAGTATATTCCGTGAACGTGCCGCTGATCCTGATACGAAAAAAGCCACAGAACTGGGTGTAAACCGGGTCAGTCTGGCTGTACTTGCCGGTACCGCCACAACAGCCATCGTATTTTTGCCTAATATTATTGGCCAAAAAGTGGATGTGACAGTGTTTTTAGAGCACGTCGCCATAGCTATTACCATAGCTCTTGGTGTGTCGCTATTAATCGCTTTAACCCTAATTCCATTCCTGACCACTAAAATCAAACAAATTCACAGCTCTGAAAACGCGGCACCAAGTAAAGTCGATAAGTTTTATGGCCGCTGCTTACGCTGGGTCATGGCATCGCCAAAAGCCGCAACTGGCATCGCCTTTTTATTGTTGTTCAGCGTCGCGATCCCTATAGGCGCTGTATCTGGTGGCGATGATGATGGCGGTGACAGCAACAGGGCTTTTTTGAACTATAACGTGCAGGGCAACTACAACCTGACTGAAGTTGAGCAGGAAGTAAAGAGGATGGAAGCGTATCTGTATCAGCATAAAGAAGAGTATGAAATTGAGTCTGTGTACAGTTATTACACCGCTAATCATGCCATTTCGATCATTATGTTTAACGATCCATTGGTGAAACCCGTTGCAGAAATTAAAGAAAGTATTCGCAAAAACTGGCCACAACTGGTGCGTGCACAGCCCAGCTTTAGCTGGAGTGATAGTGGCGGTGGTATGCAGGTGCATTTATCCGGTCCATCCACTGAAATGCTGACCAAACTCGCGGCCGATATAGTGCCGGTCATCGCACAGGTGAAAGGGCTGGAAGACGTGCGATCTGAAATCGCCGATGGTCAGTTTGAAATGCAAATACAGTTGAATAATGAAGAGTTACAACGTCAGGGCCTGGATGCCAGTGCTGTAGCTCAGGCTGTAACACTGGCGCTGCGCGGCACCAACTTGCGCACTTATCGTTCTGATGAACAGGGAGAAGTACAGCTTAGAGTCTTGTATGACGAAAAAGTTAGTCATTCACCTGCAGAGCTTGCTGCTATTCCTGTGCTGGTAAAAGACAATGTAGTGATCACTTTAGCTCAGGTGGCTGAACTTAAAGTCGAACCTTTGTTGTCAGAGATCCGTCGTTTTAACCGTCAGACCACCCTTGCCATTGGTATGAATATGGGCAAAGAGCTGACGATGGACAAAGCCCGCGAAGAGCTGACCACGAGGTTAAATCAGCTGCAGCTACCCGCTGGTTATGCCTGGTCTTTTGAAGGCAGTTTCCAGTATCAGGATGAAGCTCAGGGCATTATGCAAATTAATATGCTGTTGGCTGTGGCTATGATTTATCTGGTGATGGCGGCGCTGTTTGAGTCCTTGATTATGCCAACAGCTGTAATTGGCTCCCTGCTGTTTTCTTTTGTTGGCGTGTTCTGGGCTTTTTTAATCACCGGCACTTCTATGGGCATTATGGGCATGATAGGGATGCTGGTGCTGATGGGCATAGTGGTGAATAACGGTATTGTATTGGTGGACCGCATTAATCAGTTGCGTAACGAGCAGCCTGATGCAGAGCTGGTGCCACTTATTATCGAAGCCTGTGAAGCAAGGTTACGCCCTATTCTGATGACGGTGTCGACCACAGTTTTAGGTCTGCTGCCTCTGGCCTTTGGTGATGCAACCATAGGCGGGGACGGTCCGGGTTATGCGCCTATGGCTATCGCCATTATTGGCGGGCTGGTGTTTTCTACCTTAACCAGCTTGCTGCTGGTGCCATTAACCTACTGGGGCTTAATCCGCTTTAATATCCGTTGGTCAGGCTTCTTGGGTAAGGCACGGCTGTTGGCAAATAAGGTGATTACGGCGGGTTAG
- a CDS encoding efflux RND transporter permease subunit, with translation MKLVDTAVARPVTMWMFTLGIMLFGLVAMGRLAVNLLPDLSYPTLTIRTEYAGAAPAEVEQLVSKPIEEAVGIVKGIRKVHSVSRAGRSDVIMEFEWGSDMDLAGLEVREKIDVLYLPLDVKKPLLLRFNPNLDPVVRLALSRDEKAGLSPAQLVSLRTFAEEDLRRRLESLAGVAAVRPDGGLTQEIQILIDNEKLSQLKLNISTVNQRLKEQNINQAGGRLETGSHDYLVRTINQFASLDEIRNLYIAKVGESQIRLSDIAEIRDAFVDRQSITYVHGKEAIEIAIYKEGDANTVQVAKTVTAKLTDLQKNLPAGYQLTLVYDQSTFIKQAIDEVKSAAFEGGILAMLVLYLFLRNVWTTLVISISIPLSVIATFNLMYAQDISLNIMSLGGIALAIGMLVDNAIVVLENIARYKEQGMAPMEAAKKGASEVAMAITASTLTTVAVFFPLVFVEGVAGQLFKDQALTVTYALLASLLVALTLIPAMAARERTTSAATVASDTTAAPLSIKPSRWYLWPLVPFHLLYLGVRFLFLCLFTLFTIVFRAVAKGLRFIFNPLLNLVQAFLRVLESGYRAVLTAALQAKALVLTATIGLTALIYSLIPGLGFDVIPSMSQGEFYVEVQLPVGSAIDRTDKVLKQLAEIATLQPEIDRSYAQAGTGQQMTVDPNVGGSHWGRLNIILKDSATKADEERLIQLFRDAVSTMPALTAKIDRPQLFSFSTPLEIELSGHDLSSLKATSDQLAKLLAGNDRFTDIKSSLRSGQPEITLHFHHDRLSQLGLTAADVSKRVANYIGGEIAGQYSINDRKVDIRVRLAENFRNTEQQLAQIIINPNSEKPLPLSAVADIKREVGPSEITRIGQQRVALVSANLAYGDLEQGTVAAKAVLAQLTLPYGVGATIVGQSEEMERSFNSLMMALLLAVFLVYLVMASQFENLLQPLLILFTVPLAGAGAVLGLWLTGTRVSVIVFIGLIMLAGIVVNNAIVLIDRINQLRDEGMALNDAIVQAGATRLRPVLMTTLTTVLGLLPMVLGSSDGAEIRSPMAITVIWGLSLSTLLTLVFIPVLYRLTARDVQTVQE, from the coding sequence ATGAAATTAGTGGATACAGCCGTTGCACGTCCGGTCACCATGTGGATGTTCACTTTAGGCATTATGTTATTTGGTCTGGTCGCTATGGGCCGACTGGCCGTCAATTTACTTCCTGATTTGTCTTACCCAACTTTAACTATCCGCACTGAATATGCAGGCGCAGCGCCGGCCGAAGTGGAGCAGTTGGTCAGTAAACCAATCGAAGAAGCTGTGGGAATTGTCAAAGGCATTCGTAAAGTGCATTCAGTATCCCGTGCAGGCCGTTCAGACGTGATTATGGAATTTGAATGGGGCTCAGATATGGATCTGGCAGGCCTTGAAGTTCGAGAAAAAATCGATGTACTGTACCTGCCGCTGGATGTGAAAAAACCTTTGTTGCTGCGGTTTAACCCAAATTTAGATCCTGTTGTTCGTTTGGCCTTAAGCCGGGATGAAAAAGCAGGCTTAAGTCCGGCGCAGTTGGTGAGCTTACGTACTTTTGCGGAAGAAGACCTGCGACGTCGTCTGGAGTCTTTAGCTGGCGTGGCAGCAGTGCGGCCTGATGGCGGTTTAACTCAGGAAATTCAAATTCTGATCGACAATGAAAAACTCAGCCAGCTGAAATTGAACATCAGCACTGTCAATCAGCGTTTAAAAGAGCAAAACATTAATCAGGCGGGTGGTCGTTTAGAAACTGGCAGCCATGACTACTTAGTCCGTACCATTAACCAGTTTGCTAGCTTAGACGAAATACGTAATTTGTATATTGCCAAGGTAGGCGAGAGCCAAATTCGCTTGTCTGACATCGCTGAGATCCGCGATGCCTTCGTTGATCGTCAAAGCATTACTTATGTGCATGGCAAAGAAGCCATTGAAATTGCCATCTACAAAGAAGGCGATGCCAATACAGTACAAGTGGCCAAAACTGTGACGGCGAAACTGACAGATTTACAGAAAAACCTGCCTGCAGGTTATCAGTTGACCTTAGTGTATGACCAATCCACTTTTATCAAACAAGCCATAGACGAAGTGAAATCCGCCGCTTTTGAAGGCGGTATTCTGGCGATGCTGGTGCTGTATTTGTTCCTGCGTAATGTCTGGACCACTCTTGTGATCTCCATTTCTATCCCGCTGTCTGTGATTGCCACTTTCAACCTGATGTATGCCCAGGATATTAGCCTAAATATTATGAGTTTAGGTGGTATTGCTCTGGCTATAGGTATGCTGGTGGATAACGCTATAGTCGTATTAGAGAATATTGCCCGTTATAAAGAGCAAGGCATGGCGCCTATGGAGGCGGCGAAAAAAGGTGCCAGCGAAGTCGCTATGGCCATTACAGCTTCTACTTTGACTACTGTGGCGGTATTTTTCCCACTGGTGTTTGTCGAGGGAGTGGCTGGTCAGCTGTTTAAAGATCAGGCGCTAACCGTCACTTACGCTTTATTGGCGTCACTGCTGGTGGCTTTAACTCTGATCCCTGCGATGGCGGCTCGTGAGCGCACAACGTCTGCTGCAACTGTAGCTTCCGACACCACAGCAGCACCACTGTCTATTAAGCCAAGCCGCTGGTATTTATGGCCGCTGGTGCCTTTTCATCTGTTGTATCTGGGCGTACGCTTTCTGTTTTTATGCCTATTTACCTTATTCACTATTGTGTTCCGCGCTGTAGCTAAAGGCTTAAGATTTATCTTTAATCCGCTGCTGAATCTGGTTCAGGCATTTTTACGGGTTTTGGAGTCGGGTTACCGTGCTGTATTAACTGCGGCCTTACAAGCTAAAGCTTTGGTACTGACTGCCACTATAGGCCTGACGGCTCTTATTTATTCACTGATCCCAGGTTTAGGTTTTGATGTGATCCCAAGCATGAGTCAGGGGGAGTTTTATGTCGAAGTGCAACTTCCTGTCGGTAGCGCGATCGATCGTACCGACAAGGTGTTAAAACAATTGGCAGAAATTGCGACGCTGCAGCCGGAAATTGATCGTAGTTATGCTCAGGCCGGTACAGGTCAGCAAATGACTGTGGATCCAAATGTTGGAGGCAGTCATTGGGGCCGCTTAAATATTATTTTAAAAGACAGCGCGACTAAAGCTGATGAAGAACGACTGATCCAGTTGTTCCGTGATGCGGTTAGTACAATGCCTGCGCTTACTGCAAAAATAGACAGACCCCAGTTGTTCAGCTTTAGCACACCGCTGGAAATTGAGCTGTCGGGCCATGATTTAAGCAGCTTAAAAGCAACCTCGGATCAACTGGCAAAACTGTTAGCCGGCAATGACAGATTTACTGATATCAAAAGTTCATTACGTTCAGGTCAGCCTGAAATCACCTTACATTTTCACCACGACAGGTTATCTCAGCTGGGTTTAACAGCGGCGGATGTGTCCAAGCGGGTGGCCAATTATATAGGCGGTGAGATTGCAGGTCAGTATTCCATTAATGATCGTAAAGTAGATATTCGTGTACGTCTGGCGGAAAACTTCCGCAATACCGAACAGCAACTGGCGCAAATTATTATCAACCCAAATAGTGAAAAACCACTGCCATTGTCTGCCGTTGCTGATATTAAGCGCGAAGTAGGCCCAAGCGAAATTACCCGTATAGGCCAGCAACGTGTGGCGTTAGTCAGCGCGAATCTGGCTTATGGTGATTTAGAACAAGGCACTGTGGCTGCTAAAGCTGTGTTGGCACAACTGACGCTGCCTTATGGGGTTGGCGCCACTATTGTCGGTCAAAGTGAAGAGATGGAACGTTCTTTTAATTCCTTGATGATGGCCTTGTTGCTGGCGGTGTTCCTGGTGTACCTGGTGATGGCATCGCAGTTTGAAAACCTGCTGCAACCCCTGTTGATTTTATTCACTGTGCCTTTGGCTGGTGCTGGTGCCGTACTTGGCTTATGGCTGACTGGAACCCGGGTTTCTGTGATTGTGTTTATCGGCTTGATTATGCTGGCCGGTATAGTGGTGAATAACGCCATAGTACTGATAGACCGTATTAACCAGTTGCGTGACGAAGGAATGGCGTTAAATGATGCCATAGTGCAGGCTGGTGCTACTCGTTTACGTCCTGTTCTGATGACGACTTTAACGACAGTGCTTGGTTTATTGCCAATGGTACTGGGTAGCAGTGATGGTGCTGAAATCCGCTCTCCTATGGCCATTACAGTGATTTGGGGCTTAAGCCTGTCGACCTTGCTGACGCTGGTGTTTATCCCTGTGTTGTACCGTCTGACTGCGCGTGATGTGCAAACGGTTCAGGAGTAA
- a CDS encoding efflux RND transporter periplasmic adaptor subunit: MKTRSLLATAVTTALLASSLVLTGCGSAEGSPDAAKVEAVISIPVEAALVSRGEISSLYRTTSTLEAKEDAEVNSKSTGIVQQLFVEEGDVVKAGQVMAILDTERQQLNLAKGKAELGQLKSELTRLEAMYQKKLVSFDLYDKLKWQVESLSASVALSELALKETQIIAPISGVIARRHVKVGQLITEYSSKALFEIVSQERLEAVINLPEHQLPRAKVGQVAYLHFAAMPAKEAKIIRISPVVDAATGTARVTVAVDNSDLTLKAGMFAQVEVQYDAKTAALLVPKRAVMAMDNSSSVFVVNKDGKVERKTITTGYESDSMFEVVEGLAEGDQVVTAGQASLKEQSPVQVIAKS, encoded by the coding sequence ATGAAAACCCGTTCATTGCTTGCTACTGCTGTAACTACTGCCTTATTGGCCAGCTCTTTGGTATTAACCGGTTGCGGCAGCGCTGAAGGAAGTCCGGATGCTGCAAAAGTGGAGGCTGTGATCAGCATCCCTGTGGAAGCCGCTCTGGTCAGCCGTGGTGAAATCAGCAGTTTGTATCGCACCACCAGTACCTTGGAAGCCAAAGAAGATGCTGAAGTGAATAGCAAATCTACCGGCATAGTACAGCAGCTGTTTGTTGAAGAAGGTGATGTTGTAAAGGCTGGGCAGGTGATGGCTATCTTAGACACTGAGCGTCAGCAATTAAACTTAGCCAAAGGCAAAGCCGAATTAGGTCAATTGAAAAGCGAATTAACCCGATTAGAAGCCATGTACCAGAAAAAACTGGTTAGTTTCGACTTATACGACAAATTAAAATGGCAGGTTGAATCTTTATCTGCTTCTGTGGCTTTGTCCGAACTGGCGTTAAAAGAAACACAGATCATCGCGCCTATCAGCGGTGTGATAGCCCGCCGTCATGTCAAAGTGGGTCAGTTGATCACTGAATATTCATCCAAAGCTTTGTTTGAAATTGTGTCACAAGAACGTTTAGAAGCAGTGATCAATTTGCCTGAGCATCAGTTGCCTCGTGCCAAAGTAGGCCAGGTTGCCTATTTGCACTTCGCTGCTATGCCTGCAAAGGAAGCTAAAATTATCCGTATTTCTCCGGTTGTTGATGCCGCTACAGGTACTGCCCGTGTCACTGTTGCGGTGGATAACAGTGACCTGACATTAAAAGCCGGTATGTTTGCTCAGGTCGAAGTGCAATACGATGCCAAAACCGCTGCGTTGTTAGTGCCAAAACGTGCAGTAATGGCGATGGATAACAGTAGTTCAGTCTTTGTTGTGAACAAAGATGGCAAAGTAGAGCGCAAAACCATCACAACAGGTTATGAATCAGACAGCATGTTTGAAGTGGTTGAAGGTTTAGCTGAAGGTGATCAGGTGGTTACTGCAGGTCAGGCCAGTCTGAAAGAGCAAAGCCCTGTTCAGGTGATTGCGAAGAGTTAA
- a CDS encoding OmpP1/FadL family transporter → MLRKASLPLAISLALVSQSAFAEGYKLFEQSVSAAGNAYAGRGAQITDASLVYSNPAALTKLKGAQFSGGLNLIHATTRYSDASAQSANGMAVSGRDSGKLTLSELVPFAFYSDHFTDNLSWGIGVYAPFGLSSDYQNDWVGRYFADETSIKVVAMQPTVAYKLSQDWSFGLGLNINYAEGTLSKYKDHSGLCELGTNINGLYGANVYNAAYCDSHYEVNGDDVAAGYSFGLHGDLGSTKLALVYHSEVKYTLKGDSEITNTPITGANVVGNPNFIAVAPNLPAISLATGKLASNSYLSEQSKLDLTTPANLAFSVDQKLTDVLSVQASVNWTGWSSFESIDIVSDDATPSISLSTQLPQNLNQAGYIGYIPEHWQDTWSFSVGTTVQYNEELTLKTGMAYDENPISGSHKTARVPTADRIWWTWGANWAVTAEQSIDFAYGYMWMNKVSIDEHEYNANGDRIYNSGVQATYRNKAQILAVQWNYKF, encoded by the coding sequence ATGTTACGAAAAGCTTCATTACCACTAGCAATCAGTCTTGCCTTAGTCAGCCAGTCTGCATTTGCTGAAGGCTACAAATTATTTGAACAATCTGTCAGCGCCGCTGGCAATGCTTATGCTGGCCGTGGTGCGCAAATCACCGACGCCTCTTTGGTGTATTCTAACCCTGCAGCTTTAACAAAACTCAAAGGTGCACAATTTTCCGGTGGTCTGAATCTGATCCACGCCACCACACGTTACAGCGACGCATCGGCGCAAAGCGCCAATGGTATGGCTGTTTCAGGCCGTGACTCAGGTAAACTGACGTTGTCAGAGTTAGTGCCTTTTGCCTTTTACAGTGACCATTTCACCGACAACTTAAGCTGGGGTATTGGTGTGTACGCTCCTTTTGGTTTGTCATCTGACTACCAAAACGATTGGGTAGGTCGTTATTTTGCAGATGAAACCTCCATTAAAGTAGTAGCTATGCAACCCACAGTGGCTTACAAGTTGAGTCAGGACTGGTCTTTTGGCTTAGGCTTAAATATCAATTACGCCGAAGGCACCTTATCTAAATACAAAGACCATTCCGGTTTATGTGAGTTAGGAACCAACATAAATGGTTTGTATGGCGCCAATGTCTATAACGCGGCTTACTGTGACAGCCACTATGAAGTAAATGGTGACGACGTAGCTGCGGGTTATAGCTTTGGTCTTCACGGTGATTTAGGCTCAACTAAACTGGCTTTGGTGTATCACTCTGAAGTGAAATACACCTTAAAAGGTGATTCTGAAATCACCAATACACCTATCACTGGTGCCAACGTAGTAGGAAATCCAAACTTTATTGCAGTGGCTCCCAATCTGCCAGCCATCAGCTTAGCAACCGGAAAACTGGCATCAAACAGCTACTTGTCGGAACAAAGTAAACTGGACTTAACCACGCCGGCCAACCTGGCTTTTAGCGTTGATCAGAAACTGACGGATGTTTTATCTGTGCAGGCCAGTGTGAACTGGACTGGCTGGAGCAGCTTTGAGTCTATTGATATCGTCAGCGATGACGCAACACCTAGTATTTCATTAAGCACTCAGCTGCCACAGAACCTGAACCAGGCTGGCTATATTGGGTATATCCCTGAGCATTGGCAGGACACCTGGTCTTTCTCTGTAGGTACTACGGTTCAATACAACGAAGAACTGACGCTGAAAACAGGTATGGCTTATGATGAAAACCCAATCAGTGGCAGTCATAAAACAGCCAGAGTTCCAACCGCCGACCGCATCTGGTGGACCTGGGGCGCAAACTGGGCTGTGACTGCAGAGCAAAGTATTGATTTTGCTTACGGTTATATGTGGATGAACAAAGTCAGTATTGATGAGCATGAATACAACGCCAATGGCGATCGTATCTATAACTCAGGTGTACAGGCTACCTACCGCAATAAAGCACAAATCCTGGCTGTCCAATGGAACTATAAGTTCTAA
- a CDS encoding thiamine pyrophosphate-dependent enzyme, with product MMIGQSLSTISHHQLNSVVFVRSNKVCAIEQSFVDICTFAKGDQLAPFDLRLSLDYLSLAKAFAVEEYKVQTGAELQQALNKIMANKETPALEEIIIPSQNLAPAMAGLVKSITGNTVDQCNIKAG from the coding sequence ATGATGATCGGTCAGAGTTTATCGACCATCAGCCATCATCAGCTGAACTCTGTAGTCTTTGTGCGCAGCAATAAGGTGTGCGCCATAGAACAATCATTTGTCGATATCTGCACTTTCGCCAAAGGAGACCAGCTTGCGCCTTTTGACCTGCGGCTTAGCTTGGATTACCTGAGTTTAGCCAAGGCTTTTGCTGTTGAAGAATACAAAGTACAAACAGGAGCAGAATTGCAGCAAGCACTGAACAAGATAATGGCAAATAAAGAGACACCCGCTTTGGAGGAAATCATTATTCCCTCTCAGAACTTAGCGCCTGCTATGGCCGGACTGGTGAAATCTATCACGGGTAATACTGTAGATCAGTGCAACATAAAAGCCGGTTAA